The Pseudonocardia sp. HH130630-07 DNA window CCTGGACCACCGTCATGTTCAGCGCGTTGGCCGCCGGGAGCTGCTCGGCGGGGAGCAGCCGGGGGATGACGGCGCTGCGCGTCGGCTGGTTCATCGCCAGCATCCCGGACTGCACCGCGAACAGCGACAGCACGAACCAGACGTTCCCGAGCCCGGTCGCCGACACCACCCACAGTGCCAGCGACGTCAGCGCGATCCCCGAGCCGGTGAACAGCAGCATCACCCGCCGGTCGACGGCGTCGGCGATCGCGCCGCCCCACAGGCCGAACACCACCAGCGGGACCAGCCCGAACAGCCCGGTCAGCCCGACGTAGACCGAGGAGCCGGTCAGCTCGTAGATCTGGATCGGGACGGCGACGACGGACAGCTGCGCCCCGATGACGGTCACGATCCCGGCCGTCCACAACCGGCGGTAGGCCGGGGTGCGCAGCGGCGTGGTGTCGGCGAACGCCGACCGCAGCGCGCCGGTGACGCGCATCCCGACGGTCCGGGACCGGGTCGTCCGGGACCGGGTCGTCCGCGCCGTGCGCGCGGTCGCGGCGTCGGCGGAGGACTCGTTCAGGACCGGGCCGGTGGGCTCGCCCGGGACCGGCCGGGTCGGCGAGTCACGGTCCGGGCCCGGTACGGGCTCGGTGGGGCCCTCGCCCGGGTCGTTGCGCCTGCTCACGAGACCAGGTCTACACCCGCCCCCCGACACCGCGCCCGGCGCACCCGACCGCCCGTGGCGCGCCCCGGTCCGGCGCGCCGCTCCTTTAGCACGGGGCGCGGCACGCCGGGCGAGTACGCGGGTGCCGGGCCGGGTTGCGCGGGCAGGAAGGCGCGCGGCCCCGGTGCCGGCGACGCCGCGCCGGTGACGAGACGCCGGTGACGAGACGCGCGGGCTACGGCGCGAGCCGCCGGACCGACCAGCTGTCGTCGCGGCCGATGTCGAAGCGGAGCCGGTCGTGCATCCGGTCCTCCCGGCCCTGCCAGAACTCGACCTGCCACGGCAGGATCCGCCAGCCGCCCCAGTGCGGTGGCCGCGGGATCGCCTCGTTCCCCTCGAACCGTGCGGTCACCCCGGCCAGCGCCTGGTCCAGCACGTTCCGCCCGGCGACGACGGTCGACTGCGCCGACGCCCACGCCCCCAGCTGCGACCCGCGCGGGCGCAGCGCCCAGTAGGCGTCGGACTGGGCGTCGGAGCACCGCTCGACCCGGCCGGCGATCTGGACCTGACGCTGCAGGTCGTACCAGGGGAAGGTGGCCGACGCGACCCGCGTCCGGTTCAGGTCGTGGCTCTTGGACGAGGTGTAGTTGGTGTAGAAGACGATCCCGGCGGCGTCGATCCCCTTGCAGAGCACGGTGCGCGAGGAGGGCACGCCGTCCGGGTCCGCGGTGGCGAGGACCATCGCGTTCGGCTCGGCCGTCCCGGCGGCCCGGGCCTCGTCCAGCCAGCCGGTGAGCTGGTCGTGCCAGCTCGGGGCGAGATCGGCGACGTCGAGCGGGCGGCTCGCGTAGTCGATCCGCATCCGCTCCAGGCCCGGTGCGTCGGTCATGGCTCTCCCTCTCCGGCGGGCGTGTCGTCCCGACCGTAGGCGGCCGGGTTCCGCCGTGCACCCGCCGAACGGCGGGCTCACGGCCACCCGTCAGCGTTCGAGCCCCGCCACGGCGCCGAACGCGGCCGCGCGCTCCTCCTGCCGGATGTGCTGATCCCGGTGCAGCAACCCGATGACGCCGACGCCGAAGCCGAAGATCGCGGCCTGTGCGATCGCCAGGATCGGGATCCCGATCGCCACGAAGGCGGGCGGGCCGTAGACCTGGCTCAGGAGCGTCGCCACGAACGACGCGACGAGCAGCACCAGGGCCGCCGGGAGCCCGGCGAGGAGCAGGGTCCCGAGGCACCGCCACCAGGAGCCACGGACCAGGTGCACCGAGCGCCGCAGGGCCGCCCCGACCGGCAGGGTCTCCAGCACCAGGGCCACCGGCGCCAGCACGAACCGGACCGTCATCCACAGCATCACCGGGTACGCCGCCAGGACCAGCACCGTCAGGACCGCTCCGGCGGCGGCCGAGGAGGGCGACACCGAGAGCAGTACCGCGCCCCCCGCCAGCAGCATGAACACGACGACGACACCCGTCACGGCGAGCGTCAGCCCGTACAGCGCGCCGAGCCTCGGGCGGGCCGCCTCCCACGCCTCCCCGAGCACCACCGGGCGCCGGTCCAGCACAGCCGTGCGGAGCGTGGCCAGGACCATCGCGGTCGCGGGCGGCGCGAGCGCGAGCATGAGCAGGGCCGGTACGAGACCGTCGAACATGACGACGACGAACGGATCGACCGACGCGGACGCCACACCGATCCCCCGCACCACCGCCGTGGGCAGGGCCAGGACCAGCGACGCCAGCAGGACCGGTACCGGGTTGGCCAGGACGAACCGCATCGCCCCGATGACGATCTCACCGGCCCGTAACGCACGGAACGGCACGATCCCGGGCCCCGGGGCGTCGTCCACCGGCCCTGCACCCGCGTAGTTCTCGGTCATTTTGTGTCCTCTCCTCGGATAACCCGTACGGCCTACCCGACGAGGAGCGGTCGCCATGGCCGAATGACCGATCGCGGTCGCACGCCACACGTCGCGGGAGCGCCCCGTCCACCGTCGCCGCCTACTCGGCCCGGTGCTGCGACACTGGTCGCCGTG harbors:
- the pdxH gene encoding pyridoxamine 5'-phosphate oxidase: MTDAPGLERMRIDYASRPLDVADLAPSWHDQLTGWLDEARAAGTAEPNAMVLATADPDGVPSSRTVLCKGIDAAGIVFYTNYTSSKSHDLNRTRVASATFPWYDLQRQVQIAGRVERCSDAQSDAYWALRPRGSQLGAWASAQSTVVAGRNVLDQALAGVTARFEGNEAIPRPPHWGGWRILPWQVEFWQGREDRMHDRLRFDIGRDDSWSVRRLAP